A region from the Peromyscus leucopus breed LL Stock chromosome 9, UCI_PerLeu_2.1, whole genome shotgun sequence genome encodes:
- the Gmpr2 gene encoding GMP reductase 2 isoform X1 — protein sequence MPHIDNDVKLDFKDVLLRPKRSTLKSRSEVDLTRSFSFRNSKQIYNGIPIIAANMDTVGTFEMAKVLCKFSLFTAVHKHYSIRQWEEFASQNPDCLEHLAASSGTGSADFEQLEQILEAIPQVKYICLDVANGYSEHFVEFVKDVRKRFPQHTIMAGNVVTGEMVEELILSGADIIKVGIGPGSVCTTRKKTGVGYPQLSAVMECADAAHGLRGHIISDGGCSCPGDVAKAFGAGADFVMLGGMLAGHSESGGELIERDGKKYKLFYGMSSEMAMKKYSGGVAEYRASEGKTVEVPFKGDVEHTIRDILGGIRSTCTYVGAAKLKELSRRTTFIRVTQQVNPIFSDSR from the exons ATGCCTCATATTGATAATGATGTGAAACTAGACTTCAAGGATGTCCTGTTGAGGCCCAAACGCAGCACCCTTAAGTCTCGAAGTGAG GTAGATCTCACAAGGTCCTTCTCATTCCGGAACTCAAAGCAGATATACAATGGCATTCCCATCATTGCTGCCAATATGGATACCGTGGGGACTTTTGAGATGGCTAAGGTTCTCTGTAAG TTCTCCCTTTTCACTGCCGTCCATAAGCACTACAGCATCCGTCAGTGGGAAGAGTTTGCCAGCCAGAACCCTGACTGTCTTGAG CACCTGGCCGCCAGCTCTGgcacaggctctgctgactttgAGCAGCTGGAACAGATCCTGGAAGCTATTCCCCAAGTGAAATACATATGCCTGGATGTGGCTAATGGCTATTCTGAACATTTTGTTGAATTTGTAAAGGATGTACGGAAGCGCTTCCCCCAACACACCATCATg GCAGGAAATGTGGTAACGGGAGAGATGGTAGAAGAGCTAATCCTCTCTGGGGCCGACATCATCAAAGTGGGAATTGGTCCTG GCTCTGTTTGTACAACTCGGAAGAAAACTGGAGTGGGGTACCCACAGCTCAGTGCGGTGATGGAGTGTGCAGACGCTGCTCATGGCCTCAGAGGCCATATCATTTCA GATGGAGGCTGCAGCTGTCCTGGAGATGTGGCAAAGGCTTTTG gggcaggggctgACTTTGTGATGCTGGGTGGCATGCTGGCTGGGCACAGTGAATCAGGTGGCGAACTCATTGAAAGGGATGGCAAGAAGTACAAGCTCTTCTATGGAATGAGTTCTGAAATGGCGATGAAGAAATATTCAGGAGGTGTGGCTGAGTACAG GGCCTCAGAGGGAAAGACAGTGGAAGTCCCCTTTAAAGGAGATGTGGAACACACTATTCGTGACATCCTAGGAGGCATCCGGTCTACATGCACATACGTAGGCGCTGCTAAGCTGAAGGAATTGAGTCGGAGAACTACCTTTATCCGAGTCACCCAGCAAGTGAATCCAATCTTCAGCGATTCCCGATAG
- the Gmpr2 gene encoding GMP reductase 2 isoform X2: MAFPSLLPIWIPWGLLRWLRFSVRLFPLNVEASAPFSLFTAVHKHYSIRQWEEFASQNPDCLEHLAASSGTGSADFEQLEQILEAIPQVKYICLDVANGYSEHFVEFVKDVRKRFPQHTIMAGNVVTGEMVEELILSGADIIKVGIGPGSVCTTRKKTGVGYPQLSAVMECADAAHGLRGHIISDGGCSCPGDVAKAFGAGADFVMLGGMLAGHSESGGELIERDGKKYKLFYGMSSEMAMKKYSGGVAEYRASEGKTVEVPFKGDVEHTIRDILGGIRSTCTYVGAAKLKELSRRTTFIRVTQQVNPIFSDSR; this comes from the exons ATGGCATTCCCATCATTGCTGCCAATATGGATACCGTGGGGACTTTTGAGATGGCTAAGGTTCTCTGTAAG GTTGTTCCCTTTGAACGTGGAAGCCTCTGCTCCT TTCTCCCTTTTCACTGCCGTCCATAAGCACTACAGCATCCGTCAGTGGGAAGAGTTTGCCAGCCAGAACCCTGACTGTCTTGAG CACCTGGCCGCCAGCTCTGgcacaggctctgctgactttgAGCAGCTGGAACAGATCCTGGAAGCTATTCCCCAAGTGAAATACATATGCCTGGATGTGGCTAATGGCTATTCTGAACATTTTGTTGAATTTGTAAAGGATGTACGGAAGCGCTTCCCCCAACACACCATCATg GCAGGAAATGTGGTAACGGGAGAGATGGTAGAAGAGCTAATCCTCTCTGGGGCCGACATCATCAAAGTGGGAATTGGTCCTG GCTCTGTTTGTACAACTCGGAAGAAAACTGGAGTGGGGTACCCACAGCTCAGTGCGGTGATGGAGTGTGCAGACGCTGCTCATGGCCTCAGAGGCCATATCATTTCA GATGGAGGCTGCAGCTGTCCTGGAGATGTGGCAAAGGCTTTTG gggcaggggctgACTTTGTGATGCTGGGTGGCATGCTGGCTGGGCACAGTGAATCAGGTGGCGAACTCATTGAAAGGGATGGCAAGAAGTACAAGCTCTTCTATGGAATGAGTTCTGAAATGGCGATGAAGAAATATTCAGGAGGTGTGGCTGAGTACAG GGCCTCAGAGGGAAAGACAGTGGAAGTCCCCTTTAAAGGAGATGTGGAACACACTATTCGTGACATCCTAGGAGGCATCCGGTCTACATGCACATACGTAGGCGCTGCTAAGCTGAAGGAATTGAGTCGGAGAACTACCTTTATCCGAGTCACCCAGCAAGTGAATCCAATCTTCAGCGATTCCCGATAG
- the Tinf2 gene encoding TERF1-interacting nuclear factor 2 isoform X2 yields MAPPPGMGPASLRFAAAASWLVVRRRRVEHFPRVLEFLQSLRAAAPGLVCYRHHERLCMGLKAKVVVELILQEQPWAQVLDALNHHFPVTHPQRPVPLDPAATKQDRKIWEARESFCLHVKQLAETEDLALSLQELKQDYGEPFLVAMEKLFFEYLCQLEKALPAVKEQELQDALSWVQPGCLVTSSVALRQYGMDMGWPFPESSASDSVTLAEPMEQRPHQQTKPALHSPLPKAKLGLHQPASREHPEHLAGSRFNLAPLGHRKFRSQWTSAKGSHKERPTVMLLPFRSMDLPAQDRANPKSREEHGVDTAGSVGTKTVSGGKSKPASQGLGKRVPEESPPASPDAQPKENCVDCYMDPLSLSLSPPRAKKPVQSPSLCSSVITIGDLVLDSEEEESDQREGKVTPPQS; encoded by the exons ATGGCTCCACCCCCCGGGATGGGTCCCGCGTCCCTGCGGTTTGCTGCGGCCGCCAGCTGGCTGGTCGTCCGCCGCCGCCGCGTCGAGCACTTCCCCAGAGTGCTGGAGTTTCTGCAGTCCCTGCGCGCTGCTGCCCCCGGCTTGGTTTGCTACCGACACCATGAACGCCTCTGTATGGGCCTAAAAGCCAAG GTGGTGGTGGAGTTGATCCTGCAGGAGCAACCCTGGGCCCAGGTCCTGGACGCCCTGAATCATCACTTCCCAGTGACCCATCCTCAGAGACCAGTACCACTGGACCCCGCAGCT ACAAAGCAAGATAGGAAGATTTGGGAGGCACGGGAaagtttttgcctgcatgtgaaGCAGCTGGCAGAGACTGAGGATTTGGCCTTGAGCCTGCAG gaactcaaacaagacTATGGGGAACCCTTTCTGGTTGCCATGGAGAAGCTATTCTTTGAATACTTGTGTCAGCTAGAAAAAGCACTGCCTGCAGTCAAAGAACAAGAG CTTCAGGATGCTCTAAGTTGGGTTCAGCCTGGCTGTCTGGTCACCTCTTCTGTTGCTTTGCGCCAGTATGGTATGGACATGGGATGGCCATTTCCAG AGAGCTCTGCTTCTGACTCAGTGACTCTGGCAGAACCCATGGAACAGAGGCCTCACCAGCAAACGAAACCAGCACTCCACAGTCCTCTGCCTAAAGCCAAGCTCGGCCTTCACCAACCAGCTTCACGGGAGCACCCAGAACATTTAGCTGGCAGCCGCTTTAATCTGGCCCCTCTAGGACATCGAAAATTCCGATCACAGTGGACCTCTGCAAAGGGAAGCCATAAAGAGCGGCCTACAGTCATGCTGCTCCCCTTCAGGAGTATGGACTTACCAGCCCAAGACAGAGCTAACCCTAAAAGCAGAGAAGAGCATGGAGTGGACACAGCAGGTTCCGTGGGCACAAAAACCGTATCCGGTGGGAAGTCTAAGCCGGCGTCTCAGGGCCTGGGGAAAAGGGTTCCAGAGGAGAGCCCGCCTGCCTCACCCGATGCACAGCCAAAGGA GAACTGTGTGGATTGCTACATGGACCCTCTGAGTCTCTCCCTATCACCGCCTAGAGCCAAGAAACCAG TCCAGTCCCCATCTCTGTGTAGCTCCGTCATTACCATAGGGGACTTGGTGTTGGACtctgaagaggaagaaagtgaccagagggaaggaaag GTCACTCCTCCCCAGTCCTGA
- the Gmpr2 gene encoding GMP reductase 2 isoform X3 — translation MDTVGTFEMAKVLCKFSLFTAVHKHYSIRQWEEFASQNPDCLEHLAASSGTGSADFEQLEQILEAIPQVKYICLDVANGYSEHFVEFVKDVRKRFPQHTIMAGNVVTGEMVEELILSGADIIKVGIGPGSVCTTRKKTGVGYPQLSAVMECADAAHGLRGHIISDGGCSCPGDVAKAFGAGADFVMLGGMLAGHSESGGELIERDGKKYKLFYGMSSEMAMKKYSGGVAEYRASEGKTVEVPFKGDVEHTIRDILGGIRSTCTYVGAAKLKELSRRTTFIRVTQQVNPIFSDSR, via the exons ATGGATACCGTGGGGACTTTTGAGATGGCTAAGGTTCTCTGTAAG TTCTCCCTTTTCACTGCCGTCCATAAGCACTACAGCATCCGTCAGTGGGAAGAGTTTGCCAGCCAGAACCCTGACTGTCTTGAG CACCTGGCCGCCAGCTCTGgcacaggctctgctgactttgAGCAGCTGGAACAGATCCTGGAAGCTATTCCCCAAGTGAAATACATATGCCTGGATGTGGCTAATGGCTATTCTGAACATTTTGTTGAATTTGTAAAGGATGTACGGAAGCGCTTCCCCCAACACACCATCATg GCAGGAAATGTGGTAACGGGAGAGATGGTAGAAGAGCTAATCCTCTCTGGGGCCGACATCATCAAAGTGGGAATTGGTCCTG GCTCTGTTTGTACAACTCGGAAGAAAACTGGAGTGGGGTACCCACAGCTCAGTGCGGTGATGGAGTGTGCAGACGCTGCTCATGGCCTCAGAGGCCATATCATTTCA GATGGAGGCTGCAGCTGTCCTGGAGATGTGGCAAAGGCTTTTG gggcaggggctgACTTTGTGATGCTGGGTGGCATGCTGGCTGGGCACAGTGAATCAGGTGGCGAACTCATTGAAAGGGATGGCAAGAAGTACAAGCTCTTCTATGGAATGAGTTCTGAAATGGCGATGAAGAAATATTCAGGAGGTGTGGCTGAGTACAG GGCCTCAGAGGGAAAGACAGTGGAAGTCCCCTTTAAAGGAGATGTGGAACACACTATTCGTGACATCCTAGGAGGCATCCGGTCTACATGCACATACGTAGGCGCTGCTAAGCTGAAGGAATTGAGTCGGAGAACTACCTTTATCCGAGTCACCCAGCAAGTGAATCCAATCTTCAGCGATTCCCGATAG
- the Tinf2 gene encoding TERF1-interacting nuclear factor 2 isoform X1 — translation MAPPPGMGPASLRFAAAASWLVVRRRRVEHFPRVLEFLQSLRAAAPGLVCYRHHERLCMGLKAKVVVELILQEQPWAQVLDALNHHFPVTHPQRPVPLDPAATKQDRKIWEARESFCLHVKQLAETEDLALSLQELKQDYGEPFLVAMEKLFFEYLCQLEKALPAVKEQELQDALSWVQPGCLVTSSVALRQYGMDMGWPFPESSASDSVTLAEPMEQRPHQQTKPALHSPLPKAKLGLHQPASREHPEHLAGSRFNLAPLGHRKFRSQWTSAKGSHKERPTVMLLPFRSMDLPAQDRANPKSREEHGVDTAGSVGTKTVSGGKSKPASQGLGKRVPEESPPASPDAQPKENCVDCYMDPLSLSLSPPRAKKPVQSPSLCSSVITIGDLVLDSEEEESDQREGKESLKNYQKTKFDTFIPMFCDYMPSPACSFLAR, via the exons ATGGCTCCACCCCCCGGGATGGGTCCCGCGTCCCTGCGGTTTGCTGCGGCCGCCAGCTGGCTGGTCGTCCGCCGCCGCCGCGTCGAGCACTTCCCCAGAGTGCTGGAGTTTCTGCAGTCCCTGCGCGCTGCTGCCCCCGGCTTGGTTTGCTACCGACACCATGAACGCCTCTGTATGGGCCTAAAAGCCAAG GTGGTGGTGGAGTTGATCCTGCAGGAGCAACCCTGGGCCCAGGTCCTGGACGCCCTGAATCATCACTTCCCAGTGACCCATCCTCAGAGACCAGTACCACTGGACCCCGCAGCT ACAAAGCAAGATAGGAAGATTTGGGAGGCACGGGAaagtttttgcctgcatgtgaaGCAGCTGGCAGAGACTGAGGATTTGGCCTTGAGCCTGCAG gaactcaaacaagacTATGGGGAACCCTTTCTGGTTGCCATGGAGAAGCTATTCTTTGAATACTTGTGTCAGCTAGAAAAAGCACTGCCTGCAGTCAAAGAACAAGAG CTTCAGGATGCTCTAAGTTGGGTTCAGCCTGGCTGTCTGGTCACCTCTTCTGTTGCTTTGCGCCAGTATGGTATGGACATGGGATGGCCATTTCCAG AGAGCTCTGCTTCTGACTCAGTGACTCTGGCAGAACCCATGGAACAGAGGCCTCACCAGCAAACGAAACCAGCACTCCACAGTCCTCTGCCTAAAGCCAAGCTCGGCCTTCACCAACCAGCTTCACGGGAGCACCCAGAACATTTAGCTGGCAGCCGCTTTAATCTGGCCCCTCTAGGACATCGAAAATTCCGATCACAGTGGACCTCTGCAAAGGGAAGCCATAAAGAGCGGCCTACAGTCATGCTGCTCCCCTTCAGGAGTATGGACTTACCAGCCCAAGACAGAGCTAACCCTAAAAGCAGAGAAGAGCATGGAGTGGACACAGCAGGTTCCGTGGGCACAAAAACCGTATCCGGTGGGAAGTCTAAGCCGGCGTCTCAGGGCCTGGGGAAAAGGGTTCCAGAGGAGAGCCCGCCTGCCTCACCCGATGCACAGCCAAAGGA GAACTGTGTGGATTGCTACATGGACCCTCTGAGTCTCTCCCTATCACCGCCTAGAGCCAAGAAACCAG TCCAGTCCCCATCTCTGTGTAGCTCCGTCATTACCATAGGGGACTTGGTGTTGGACtctgaagaggaagaaagtgaccagagggaaggaaag GAGTCTCTGAAAAACTATCAGAAGACAAAGTTTGACACCTTTATCCCCATGTTTTGTGACTACATGCCAAGTCCTGCCTGTTCATTCCTGGCCAGATAA